The Erythrobacter sp. HL-111 DNA segment GCCCCGCATATTCCGCAGGCGGCGGGGCGTCGGGTGAAAAGCAGGCGAGATCGACCCCGCGGCTCCAGTGGGTAAGCTGCGTCAGGCCCTGTTCGCGCAGCTGGGCGCGGATCGTCCCGGTCGCGACCATGATCCGCTGCGCCGGGCGGTGGAACCAGCGGATATAGGGCCAGAACGCGGCGGGCGGCAGGCCGGTCCGGCGCGCGATGTAATCGGGGAACTGCGTGTGATAGGCGGTGGTGAAGGGCACCTTGCGATTGAGGCAGTAACGCCGCGCGGCGAAACCCAGCGGGCCTTCGGTCGCGATGTGCACCGCTTCGGGCGCGATGCGGGCGAGGTGGCGGCCGACCGCGCCGGGCGCGGTGATGGCGAGGCGGATTTCGGGATAGGTCGGCGCGGGGAAGGAGGGGTATTTCTCGGGCGAGATCACCGTGACCTCGTGCCCCCATCCGCGCAGCACGTCGCAGGTGGTCGAAAGCGTGCGGACCACCCCGTTGGTCTGGGGGTGCCACGCATCGGTCACGATCGCGATCGAGCGCGGAAACTCTCCCTGCGGCCTGCCCGCGCCCGGCCGGATGCCGGCGGAGACGCGGGAGAGCTGGTTCACGCCGCTTCCCTCGCGGGGTCGGCGATTTCCTCAACCGGCGAGGCGGCATCCGCCGCGGCCGCTTCGCGGCGCTTCATTTCCTCGGGCCAGTGGAGGATTTCCATCCGCCCGTCCGCGTGTTCGACCAGCGCGTTGCAGCCTTCGACCCAGTCGCCGTCGTTCCAGTATTCGACGTCGCGGCCATTGTGCCGGAAGACGCGGAATTCGGCGGTGTGGATGTGGCCGCACACGACGCCGTCGACGCCGCGCTCGCCCGCCGCGCGGGCGACGACTTCCTCGTACCTGCCGATGAATTCGACCGCGTTCTTGACCTTGTGCTTGGCCGCCTTGGAAAGCGACCAGTAGGGCTTGCCCATGGCCTTGCGGACGGTGTTGACGAAAACGTTGAGCCGCATGACCGTGGTATAGGCCCAATCGCCGACAAAGGCGAGCCAGCGGTGCGAAAGCATGACGGCGTCGAATTCGTCGCCGTGCAGGACCATCAGGCGCCGCCCGTCGGCGGTGTCGTGGAAGGCGGCGCGGCGGATCTCGATCCCGCCGAAATTGAGCCCGGTGAACTGGCGGAACATTTCGTCGTGATTGCCGGGGATGTAGATGATCCGCGTGCCGCGCTTGGCCCGCTTGAGCAGGCGCCAGACGATGTCGTTGTGCGCGGAGGGCCAGTAGAACTTCTTCTTCAGCCGCCAGCCGTCGATGATGTCGCCGACGAGATACAGGGTTTCGCTGTCGACACTGTCGAGGAAGTCGATCAGGAGGTCGGCATTGCAGCCCTTGGTGCCGAGATGGACGTCGCTGATCCAGATCGTGCGATACTTGCGCCGCTCGCGTCCTTCCGGTTCGGGCGTAGCGGGCTCCTGGATCGGAAAGCTCGCCACGTTGGCGAGCGCCGCCGGGTCGCCGGACGGGGCGGACAGCTTGAAGTCGGTCATCGGAAAATCCCCGGCTTGCGTCTTTCTCCCCGAAAGTCCTTGGCAGGGGTTTGTTACATGGGATTCACAGCGCGATTACGGTTTTGCGTAAATCCACAGCCTTGTGACTCCCGTGTTGCACTTGCGAAGATTGCCGCGGGCAGCGGAAAGGGCGGCACGGGATTTGCCGGGAAGGCGATCGCGGCGGCGTGCGCCCGGCTAGTCTTCGCCCGCCACGGCGAGCACGATCTTGCCGATGTGTTCCCCAGCTTCCATCCGGGCATGGGCGGCCGCGGCCTCGGCCAGCGGGAAGGTCAGGTCCATCACCGGCGCGATCTCCCCGTTGGCGAAAAGCGGCCAGGCATTGGCCGCGATCTCGTCGGCGAGCGCGGCCTTGAACGCGTCCGAGCGCGGGCGCAGGGTCGAACCCGTAAGGGTGTAGCGGCGCATCATCACCACCGCCATGTTGAGTTCGGCCCTGGCACCGCCGAGCACCGCGATGGTGACGTGCCGCCCGTCCTCGGCAAGGCATTTGAGGTTGCGCGGCACGTAATCGCCCGAAACCATGTCGAGCACGATGTCGACCCCGGCCCCGCCGGTATGGGCCTTCACCGCCTCGACGAAATCCTCCTCGCGGTAATTGATCGCGAGGTCGGCGCCCACCTTGCGCGCTGCCTCGCACTTGTCCTCGCTGCCGCAGGTGACGATGACTTCCATCCCGAACGCCTTGCCGAGCAGGATCGCCATCGTCCCGATCCCCGAGGTTCCCCCGTGGACCAGCACCCGCTCCCCGTCGCGGGCCATGCCGCGCTCGAACAGGTTGTGCCAGACGGTGAAGAGCGTTTCCGGCAGGGCGGCGGCGGTCCCGAGCGCCATGCCTTCGGGCACGGGCAGGCAGTGGTTCCACGGCGCGGCGCAGTATTCGGCATAGCCTCCGCCCGGCGTCAGCGCGGCGACCGGCTGGCCGAGCATGGTGTCGGGCACGTCCCGGCCCACCGCCACGACCTCGCCCGCGACTTCCAGTCCGAGGATCGGGGAGGCACCGGGCGGCGGCGGATAGGCGCCCGCGCGCTGCAGGCAGTCGGGCCGGTTGACCCCGGCATAGGCCACCCGGATCAGCACGTCGGCCGGGCCGGGCCGCGGGGTCGCGGCCTCCCCGATCGCGAGCACGTCGGGCGAGCCGGGCTCTTCGAACCCGATCGCCTTCATGCTCGCCGGAATATCGGCCGAAACCCGTGTGGTCATCCGCTTGCCCCTGTTGCGCCAAGACCCTGTTGCGCCAAGACCCTGTTGTAAAAGTGGCAACGCGAATAGCTTTCGTGTCCATTGACAGCAAGCCGTCTTGCTTGCGATGCTCCGCGCAATGACCGACGAAGATCGCCCCCGCCCCGTGGGAGATGCAGCGAGTCGCCTCGCCGCGGAGGATCTTGCACCTTTTTCGCAGGCGGAACTGGGCGCGCGCATCGCGCTGCTCGAAGCCGAGATCGCGCGGGTGCGGGCGCACCGGGACAAGGTCGCCGATCACATGGCGGCCGCCAATGCCCTGTTCAGCAAGCCCGCTTCATGATCGCCTGCGTGCCCTCCGAAGAGCCGGATTCGCAAAACGGCAAAGCCGCCCCATATACGACAAGAGGCTCGCAAGAGCCCGTCCGACAGCTCCCTTTTTCGGAGCCCCGCGCCGCCCGCTGACAAACCACCTTCCCCAGAAGAGACCGTCCATGCCCAGTTTCGCCCAGAACCTCGAGAGAACCCTGCACAACGCGCTCGGCAATGCGTCCGAACGGCGTCACGAATACGCGACGCTCGAGCACCTGCTGCTCGCGCTGATCGACGACGAGGACGCGGCGCAGGTCATGGCCGCCTGCGGCGTCGACCTTGCCGAACTGGGCGACGTGGTGAAGCAGTATCTCGACCAGGAATACCAGTCGCTCAAGACCGAGGAGGGCTCGGACCCGCAGCCGACCGCCGGTTTCCAGCGGGTGATCCAGCGCGCGATCCTGCACGTCCAGTCCTCGGGCAAGGACACGGTCACGGGCGCCAACGTGCTGGTCGCGCTGTTTTCCGAGCGCGATTCCTACGCCGTCTATTTCCTCCAGCAGCAGGACATGAGCCGGCTCGACGCGGTGAGCTACATCAGCCACGGCATCGGCAAGGGCGGGCGCCAGATCGAATCCAAGTCGCCGCAGGGGTCGGACGACAATGAAACCGCCGCCGAACAGACCAAGGAAACCGGCAACAAGAAGGAAACCGCGCTCGACCAGTTCACGGTCAACCTCAACGCCAAGGCCGAGGCCGGCAAGGTCGATCCGCTGATCGGCCGCGGGCCGGAGGTCGACCGCACCGTGCAGATCCTCTGCCGCCGGTCGAAGAACAACCCGCTCTATGTCGGCGATCCCGGCGTCGGCAAGACCGCCATCGCCGAAGGCCTTGCCCGCAAGATCGTCGAAGGCGACGTGCCCGAAGTGCTCAACGAGGCGGTGATCTACTCGCTCGACATGGGCGCGCTGCTCGCCGGCACGCGCTATCGCGGCGATTTCGAGGAGCGTCTGAAGCAGGTCGTCTCCGAGCTCGAGGGGATGCCGCACGCGATCCTTTTCATCGACGAGATCCACACCGTCATCGGCGCGGGTGCGACCAGCGGCGGGGCGATGGACGCCTCGAACCTGCTGAAGCCCGCGCTGTCGGGCGGGACGATCCGCTGCATCGGTTCGACCACCTACAAGGAATTCCGCAACCACTTCGAAAAGGACCGCGCCCTGCTGCGCCGGTTCCAGAAGATCGACGTCAACGAACCGACGATCGAGGACACGATCAAGATCCTCAAGGGCCTGCGCAGCGCCTTCGAGAAGCACCACAACGTCAAGTACACGCCCGATGCGATCAAGACCGCGGTGGAACTGTCGGCGCGCTACATCAACGACCGCAAGCTGCCGGACAAGGCGATCGACGTGATCGACGAGGTCGGCGCGATGCAGATGCTCGTCCCGCCGAGCCGCCGCAAGAAGAAGATCACCGGCAAGGAGATCGAGCAGGTCATCGCGACCATGGCGCGCATCCCGCCGAAATCGGTCAGCGCGGACGACAAGAAGGCGCTGGAAAACCTCGAGCGCGATCTCAAGCACGTCGTGTTCGGCCAGGACGACGCGATCGTGCGCCTTTCCACCGCGATGAAGCTGAGCCGCGCCGGCCTGCGCGATCCGGACAAGCCGATCGGCTCGTTCCTGTTCTCCGGCCCCACCGGCGTCGGCAAGACCGAGGTCGCGCGCCAGCTCGCCAGCATCATGGGGATCGAACTGAAGCGCTTCGACATGTCGGAATACATGGAGCGCCACAGCGTTTCCCGCCTGATCGGCGCGCCTCCGGGCTATGTCGGCTATGACCAGGGCGGCCTGCTCACCGATGCGGTCGACCAGAACCCGCATTGCGTGCTGCTATTGGACGAGATCGAGAAGGCGCACCCGGACCTGTTCAACATCCTGCTGCAGGTGATGGACAACGGGCGCCTGACCGATCACCACGGCAAGACGGTGGATTTCCGCAACGTCGTGCTCATCATGACGACCAATGCGGGCGCGGCCGACATGGCGCGGCAGGGGATCGGCTTCGGCGACGTGTCCAAGGAGGACGCGGGCGACGAGGCGGTGAAGAAGATGTTCACCCCGGAATTCCGCAACCGGCTCGATGCGATCGTGCCTTTCGCCTATCTCGGCAAGAGCACCGTCGCGCGGGTGGTGGACAAGTTCATCCTCGAACTGGAACTCCAGCTCGCCGAACAGAACGTCCACATCCAGTTCGACAGCGATGCGCGCGCGTGGCTCGCCGACAAGGGCTACGACAAGCTTTACGGCGCACGGCCGATGGGCCGCCTGATCCAGGAACGGATCAAGCAGCCGCTCGCCGAGGAACTCCTGTTCGGCAAGCTCGCCGATGGCGGCGAGGTCCATGTCAGCATCAAGGACGGCAAGCCGAGCTTCGAGCTGACGCCCGCCGCGCCCAAGCCGACGCGGCGCAAGACGGCGGCCAGGAAGAAGCCGGCCGAGAAGAAGGGCGTCGATCCCAGGCCCGAAGCCTCCGGCAGCGATGCCGACGGCTGAGCCCGTGTGACTTCCAGGCCACTTACATTCTTGACAAATCTGTGATTGATCGGTCCCCGTAGCTGCAAGGCACCAGATACGGGGACCGATCATGATCGCACGCTTTTTCCTTACCGCCGCCTGCCTCGCCCTGGCTAGCGCGCCGCTTTCGGCGCAGGACACCGCCGACAGGGATGCGGCGGCGGGGCCGGAGACGAAATTCACCGGGGCCGACCTGTTCGGCCTGTCGGTCGCGGCCGATCCGCAGATCAGCCCGGACGGTTCGCAGATCGCCTATGTCCGGCGCACCAACGACATCATGACCGACCGCGCGCTCTCCTCGATCTGGCTGATCGACGTGAGCACGGGCGCGCAGCGGCCGCTCGTCAGCGGGGCGGGATCGCATGGCAGCCCGCGCTGGTCGCCCGACGGGACGCGGCTCGCCTATGTCTCGACCGAGAGCGGCGGCGGGCCGGAACTCCACGTGCGCTGGATGGCGACCGGCGAAAGCGCCAATATCACCGCCCTGCCCGAAGCGCCTGCCGCCATCGCCTGGGCGCCGGACGGCACCCGCATCGCCTTCACCGCGCGCATCGCCGGGCAGGCGACCACGCTCGGCCAGCCGCCGGCCAAGCCCGAGGGCGCCGAATGGGGCAAGCCGCTGCAGGTGATCGACCGCGCGACCTATCGCCGCGACGGCGGAGGCTATGTCAAGCCGGGCACGATGCAGCTTTTCCTCGTCGCCGCGACCGGGGGCGATGCGCGCCAGCTGACCTTCGGCGAATACGACACCGGCGGCACCGTCGAATGGGCGCCCGACGGCTCGAAGCTCTATTTCAGCGCCAACCGCCGCGAGGACTGGGAGCTCCAGCCGCTCGAAACCGACATCTTCGCGCTCGACATCGCGAGCGGCGCGATCGACCGGCTCACCACCCGCAGCGGGCCGGACTATGCCCCGCAGGTCTCGCCCGACGGGCGCATGATCGCCTATCTCGGCTACGACGATGTCGGCAATGCCTACGACCAGGCAAAGCTCTACCGGATGAACGCGGACGGTTCGGGCAAGGAATTGCTGCGCGCGGAATTCCCCGCCAGCCCCGATGGGCTCGAATGGACCGAGGCGGGGCTCTTCGCCAGCTTCGAACGCGAGGGCGAGCACCGGGTCGCGCGCATTTTCGCCGACGGCGGCATGACCCTGACGGAGCCGCGTCTCGGCAGCACCTATTACGCCCTGCCCTATACCGGCGGCGAATGGTCGGTGAGCGAGGACGGCACGATCGCCTTCACCACGGCGAGCTCCACCAGCCCGCCCGATGTCGGGGTCACCACCCGCCGCGGCACGAAGACGCTGACCGCCCTCAACGCGGTCAAGCTCGCGGGCAAGGAACTCGGCGAAACCCGCGAGATCGCCGTGACCGCGCCGGACGGGACGCGGATCCCGGCGTGGATCATGCTGCCGCCGGGCTATGAGGAAGGCAGCCGCGTGCCCACGATCCTCGAGATGCACGGCGGCCCCTATGCCGCCTACGGCCCCGAATTCTCGGCCGATTACCAGCTCTACGGCGCGGCGGGCTATGCCGTGCTGTTCACCAATCCGGGCGGCTCGACCGGCTATGGCGAGGCCTTTGCCGACCGGATCGAGGACAATTACCCGATCTCCAATTTCGACGAGCTGATGGCGGCGGTCGATGCGGCGATCGCGCAGGGGTTTGCCGATCCCGACCAGCTCTTCGTCACCGGCGGTTCGGGCGGCGGCGTGCTGACGAGCTGGCTGGTGGGCAAGACCGACCGGTTCCGGGCCGCGGCGACGCACAAGCCGGTGATCAACTGGACGAGTTTCGCGCTGACCGCCGATTCGGTGCCCTATTTCGGGCGCTACTGGCTCGGCGCGATGCCGTGGGAGAACCCGGAGCTATACTGGCAGCGCTCGCCCCTGAGCCTCGTCGGCAACGTCACCACGCCCACGCTGGTGCTGGTCGGCGCGGACGATTATCGCACCCCGCGCAGCGAGGCCGAGCAGTATTACGCCGCGCTGAAGCTCAACGGCGTCGACACCGCGCTCGTCGTGACGCCGGATTCGAGCCACAACAACCTCTCGCAGACGCCGAGCCAGCAGGCCGCGCGCACGGCGAGCGTGATCGCGTGGTTCGACAAGTATCGGGAGGGCGCGGACGCCGGGGAGTGACGGGAACGCGCGCGGCCTTCCGCGCTTTGACAGGGGCGTGAGCGCGCCCTTTTCCTGGATCCGGCCCGAACCGTGGGGCGTCCATGTCGTGCCGGCGGATTGCTGGGTCGATCCGGGGCGCGCCGTCGACCGCGCGCTCGTCACCCACGGCCATGCCGACCACGCGCGCGGCGGGCACGGCGAAACCATCGCCACGCCCGAAACGCTCGCGATCATGGCGCTGCGCTATCGCACGGGGATCGAGGACGGCTCGGGCGAGATGCCGTCCCGGGCCACGCCCGTCGCCTATGGCGAAACGATCCGGCTGAAGGGCGGGGTCGATGCGACCTTCGTGCCTGCCGGCCACGTCCTCGGCAGCGCGCAGATCCTCCTCGAACACGCGGGCGAGCGGGTCGTCATCACGGGCGATTACAAGCGCCGCCCCGACCCGACCTGCGCGCCCTTCGAGGTCGTGCCCTGCGACATCTTCGTGACCGAGGCGACCTTCGGCCTGCCGGTCTTCACCCATCCCCCGATCGGGGAGGAGATCGGCAAGCTGCTCGCCGCCCTGCGGGCCAATCCCGGGGGCTGCGTCCTCGTCGGGGCCTATGCGCTGGGCAAGGCGCAGCGGGTGATCGCGGAACTGCGCGCCGCGGGGCACCACGATCCGATCTACCTTCACGGCGCAATGGAAAAGATGTGCCGGCTCTACGAGGAGCACGGCGTGCCGCTCGGCGAACTGCGGCTGGTGGGCGATCATGCGAAGGACGACATCCGCGGCGCGATCGTCGTCGCGCCCCCGTCCGCGCTCAACGACCGCTGGTCACGCCGCCTGCCGGACGCGATCACCGCCATGGCGAGCGGGTGGATGCGGGTGCGCCAGCGCGCCCGGCAGCGCAATGTCGAACTGCCGCTGGTCATCTCCGACCATGCCGACTGGAACGAACTCACCGCGACCATCGAAGAGGTCGATCCGGTCGAGACGTGGATCACCCATGGCCGCGAGGAGGCGCTGCTGCGCTGGTGCGAACTGGGCCAGCGCCGCGCACGGGCGCTGGCCCTGGTGGGGCGCGAGGACGAGGATGACTAGGGCGGGGATCACTGGGGCGGGGATCACTGGGACGGGGATGACTGGGACGGGGATGACTGGGGCGGGGATGACTGGGGCGGGGATGAATGGCCTTGCCTTCCTGCCTTCCTTCAAGAGCGGGGCGAACGGAAGGAACCGCCACCGCGGCGCTATCGGGCGGATGGTGCGCCGCCGTGAAAGCGGGACGGCGCGCGCGTGAAGGCGTTCGCGACCCTGCTCGACACGCTGGTCTACACCACCAGCCGAAACCGCAAGCTCGCGCTGATCGCCGACTACCTGCGCGCGACGCCCGATCCCGATCGCGGCTGGGCGCTGGCGGCGCTGACGGGGGAGCTGGACTTTCCGGGGGTCAAGTCCTCGACCATTCGCAACCTGATGAAGGACCGGGTCGATCCCGTCCTGTGGACGCTCGCGCGGGACTTCGTCGGCGACACGGCGGAAACCGCGAGCCTGATGTGGCCCGATCCGCAAGGCGCTGCCGCATCCGCTCCGCCCACGCTGGACGAAACGGTGGCGGTGCTCGCCAGCCTCACCCGCGCCAGCGCACCCAAGGTGCTGCCCGGCCTGCTCGACGGGCTCGATGCCAATGGCCGGTTCGCGCTGATCAAGCTGGCGACGGGCGGGATGCGGATCGGGGTGTCGGCCCGGCTCGCCAAGACCGCCTTCGCGCAGGCCTTCGGCGTTCCGGTGGAAGAGGTCGAGGAATACTGGCACGCGCTCGAACCGCCCTATGCCGACCTGTTCCGCTGGGCGGCAGGGGGCGGCGATCCGCCCGACGTCGCCCACCACCCGCGCTTTCGCCCCTTCATGCTCGCCCACCCGCTCGAGGAGGCGGTGGTGGACCTTGCCGATTACGCGGCGGAATGGAAATGGGACGGGATCCGGGTCCAGCTGGTCCGGGTGACGAAGGACGGCGTGCCTTCCACCCGGCTCTATTCGCGCAGCGGCGACGATATCTCCGCGAGCTTCCCCGAAATGCTCGATGCCTTGCCTCTCGATGCCGTGCTCGACGGGGAATTGCTGGTCCAGGGCGAGGCGCAGGGCGGCGCCGAAGGCGGCGCGGCGAGCTTCAACGCGCTCCAGCAGCGCTTGGGGCGCAAGACCGTGTCGAGGAAGCTGCTCGCCGAAGCGCCCGCTTTCGTGCGGCTCTATGACGCGCTGCTGCTCGAGGGTCGGGACTTGCGGGACCTCCCCTGGACGCAGCGGCGCGCGCGGCTCGAAGCGCTGATGGAGCACCTCCCGCCGGGCCGGTTCGATCTTTCGCCGGTGGTCGAGGCGCGCGATTTCGCCCACCTCGCCCAAATCCGCGAAGGCGCGCGCGACGATGCGATCGAGGGGCTGATGCTCAAGCGCCGCGACGCCGCCTATATCGCCGGGCGCAAGGTCGGCCTGTGGTACAAGTGGAAGCGCGACCCGCTGCTGATCGACTGCGTGCTGATGTATGCCCAGCGCGGCAGCGGCAAGCGCTCCAGCTTCTATTCGGACTACACCTTCGGCTGCTGGGACGGCGATCCGGACGCGGGCGCGGAACTGCTCCCGGTGGGCAAGGCCTATTCGGGCTTCACCGATGCCGAATTGAAAAAGCTTGACCGGCTGGTGCGCCAGACCACGCTCAACCGTTTCGGCCCGGTGCGCGAGGTCGAACGCAGCCTCGTCTTCGAAGTCGCCTTCGACAGCGTCCACACCTCCAAACGCCACAAATCGGGCCTCGCCATGCGCTTCCCGCGCATCCACCGCATCCGCTGGGACAAGCCGGTGCACGAGGCCGACCGCATCGAGACGCTGCGGGCGCTGGTGAAGGATTGAGACGATGAAGACGCAGGTTCGCTCCAACTGGTCGCACGCGCTGCTCGTGTGCAGGAAGTGCTCGAAGAAGCAGGCGAAGAAGGGCCGCGGCTTCGGCCCGCAGCGCAAGCGCCTCGCGGCGGCGCTGAGGCGGGAGCTGGGCGCGGGCAAGGGGCGCAAGGCGGCGGTCGGGGTGATCGAGGTCGCGTGCCTCGATATCTGCCCCAAGAACGGCGTAGTGGTGATCGACAGCCGCGCGCCGGGCAGCTGGCGGATCATCACGCCCGATGCGGATTTCGAAGAGCAGATCGAGCCATTGCGCTGAACCCGCCCCGGCGGGCAGCGCCGTGCGACGGCTCAAGGCGTCTCGCGCACCGCCTTTGCATGGTGCTTTGCGTTCTCGGCGTAATGCGCGACGCCCAGCTTCATGCCGGCGATGGCGGCGTCGTTCAATTCCTTGAGCTTCTTTGCCGGACGGCCCGCCCACAGCTCGCGCGGGCCCATCACCTTGCGCTCGGTCAGCATCGCGCCCGCGGCCAGCATCGCATCGCTGGCGATCACCGCCTTGTTCATCGCGATCGCGCCGAGGCCCACGAAACCGCGATCGTGGATCGTGCAGCCATGCACCATCGCCATGTGGCCGATCAGCACATCATCGCCGATTACCAGCGGGCACCCTTCCGGGTCCATCGGCGAGGGGCCGTCGCAATGCAGCACGCTGCCATCCTGGACATTGGTGCGCTCGCCGATGCGGATCGAGGAGACATCCGCGCGCAGCACGCAATTGTACCAGATCGAGGAGCCCGCCCCGATCTCGACATCGCCGATGATCGCGCAGCCGGGCGCGATGAAGGCGGTTTCGTGGATCTTCGGGGCCTTGCCGTGGATGG contains these protein-coding regions:
- a CDS encoding glycosyltransferase family 1 protein, giving the protein MRPGAGRPQGEFPRSIAIVTDAWHPQTNGVVRTLSTTCDVLRGWGHEVTVISPEKYPSFPAPTYPEIRLAITAPGAVGRHLARIAPEAVHIATEGPLGFAARRYCLNRKVPFTTAYHTQFPDYIARRTGLPPAAFWPYIRWFHRPAQRIMVATGTIRAQLREQGLTQLTHWSRGVDLACFSPDAPPPAEYAGLEGPILLYVGRVAVEKNIEAFLACDYPGTKVVVGDGPARAALEARFPDTVFLGKRSGRELAGCYAGADVFVFPSRTDTFGLVMIEALACGTPVAAYPVPGPLDILTDAVGAMGEDLARAIDAARYCDRTACAAHGASFTWEAATRQFLSGLVALEEEHSVSLQTAPALEF
- a CDS encoding DUF1192 domain-containing protein, whose translation is MTDEDRPRPVGDAASRLAAEDLAPFSQAELGARIALLEAEIARVRAHRDKVADHMAAANALFSKPAS
- a CDS encoding gamma carbonic anhydrase family protein, with the translated sequence MTLHDPRFPGVTIIAIHGKAPKIHETAFIAPGCAIIGDVEIGAGSSIWYNCVLRADVSSIRIGERTNVQDGSVLHCDGPSPMDPEGCPLVIGDDVLIGHMAMVHGCTIHDRGFVGLGAIAMNKAVIASDAMLAAGAMLTERKVMGPRELWAGRPAKKLKELNDAAIAGMKLGVAHYAENAKHHAKAVRETP
- a CDS encoding S9 family peptidase, which encodes MIARFFLTAACLALASAPLSAQDTADRDAAAGPETKFTGADLFGLSVAADPQISPDGSQIAYVRRTNDIMTDRALSSIWLIDVSTGAQRPLVSGAGSHGSPRWSPDGTRLAYVSTESGGGPELHVRWMATGESANITALPEAPAAIAWAPDGTRIAFTARIAGQATTLGQPPAKPEGAEWGKPLQVIDRATYRRDGGGYVKPGTMQLFLVAATGGDARQLTFGEYDTGGTVEWAPDGSKLYFSANRREDWELQPLETDIFALDIASGAIDRLTTRSGPDYAPQVSPDGRMIAYLGYDDVGNAYDQAKLYRMNADGSGKELLRAEFPASPDGLEWTEAGLFASFEREGEHRVARIFADGGMTLTEPRLGSTYYALPYTGGEWSVSEDGTIAFTTASSTSPPDVGVTTRRGTKTLTALNAVKLAGKELGETREIAVTAPDGTRIPAWIMLPPGYEEGSRVPTILEMHGGPYAAYGPEFSADYQLYGAAGYAVLFTNPGGSTGYGEAFADRIEDNYPISNFDELMAAVDAAIAQGFADPDQLFVTGGSGGGVLTSWLVGKTDRFRAAATHKPVINWTSFALTADSVPYFGRYWLGAMPWENPELYWQRSPLSLVGNVTTPTLVLVGADDYRTPRSEAEQYYAALKLNGVDTALVVTPDSSHNNLSQTPSQQAARTASVIAWFDKYREGADAGE
- a CDS encoding cisplatin damage response ATP-dependent DNA ligase, with amino-acid sequence MKAFATLLDTLVYTTSRNRKLALIADYLRATPDPDRGWALAALTGELDFPGVKSSTIRNLMKDRVDPVLWTLARDFVGDTAETASLMWPDPQGAAASAPPTLDETVAVLASLTRASAPKVLPGLLDGLDANGRFALIKLATGGMRIGVSARLAKTAFAQAFGVPVEEVEEYWHALEPPYADLFRWAAGGGDPPDVAHHPRFRPFMLAHPLEEAVVDLADYAAEWKWDGIRVQLVRVTKDGVPSTRLYSRSGDDISASFPEMLDALPLDAVLDGELLVQGEAQGGAEGGAASFNALQQRLGRKTVSRKLLAEAPAFVRLYDALLLEGRDLRDLPWTQRRARLEALMEHLPPGRFDLSPVVEARDFAHLAQIREGARDDAIEGLMLKRRDAAYIAGRKVGLWYKWKRDPLLIDCVLMYAQRGSGKRSSFYSDYTFGCWDGDPDAGAELLPVGKAYSGFTDAELKKLDRLVRQTTLNRFGPVREVERSLVFEVAFDSVHTSKRHKSGLAMRFPRIHRIRWDKPVHEADRIETLRALVKD
- a CDS encoding UDP-2,3-diacylglucosamine diphosphatase, yielding MTDFKLSAPSGDPAALANVASFPIQEPATPEPEGRERRKYRTIWISDVHLGTKGCNADLLIDFLDSVDSETLYLVGDIIDGWRLKKKFYWPSAHNDIVWRLLKRAKRGTRIIYIPGNHDEMFRQFTGLNFGGIEIRRAAFHDTADGRRLMVLHGDEFDAVMLSHRWLAFVGDWAYTTVMRLNVFVNTVRKAMGKPYWSLSKAAKHKVKNAVEFIGRYEEVVARAAGERGVDGVVCGHIHTAEFRVFRHNGRDVEYWNDGDWVEGCNALVEHADGRMEILHWPEEMKRREAAAADAASPVEEIADPAREAA
- the clpA gene encoding ATP-dependent Clp protease ATP-binding subunit ClpA, translated to MPSFAQNLERTLHNALGNASERRHEYATLEHLLLALIDDEDAAQVMAACGVDLAELGDVVKQYLDQEYQSLKTEEGSDPQPTAGFQRVIQRAILHVQSSGKDTVTGANVLVALFSERDSYAVYFLQQQDMSRLDAVSYISHGIGKGGRQIESKSPQGSDDNETAAEQTKETGNKKETALDQFTVNLNAKAEAGKVDPLIGRGPEVDRTVQILCRRSKNNPLYVGDPGVGKTAIAEGLARKIVEGDVPEVLNEAVIYSLDMGALLAGTRYRGDFEERLKQVVSELEGMPHAILFIDEIHTVIGAGATSGGAMDASNLLKPALSGGTIRCIGSTTYKEFRNHFEKDRALLRRFQKIDVNEPTIEDTIKILKGLRSAFEKHHNVKYTPDAIKTAVELSARYINDRKLPDKAIDVIDEVGAMQMLVPPSRRKKKITGKEIEQVIATMARIPPKSVSADDKKALENLERDLKHVVFGQDDAIVRLSTAMKLSRAGLRDPDKPIGSFLFSGPTGVGKTEVARQLASIMGIELKRFDMSEYMERHSVSRLIGAPPGYVGYDQGGLLTDAVDQNPHCVLLLDEIEKAHPDLFNILLQVMDNGRLTDHHGKTVDFRNVVLIMTTNAGAADMARQGIGFGDVSKEDAGDEAVKKMFTPEFRNRLDAIVPFAYLGKSTVARVVDKFILELELQLAEQNVHIQFDSDARAWLADKGYDKLYGARPMGRLIQERIKQPLAEELLFGKLADGGEVHVSIKDGKPSFELTPAAPKPTRRKTAARKKPAEKKGVDPRPEASGSDADG
- a CDS encoding ligase-associated DNA damage response exonuclease; the encoded protein is MSAPFSWIRPEPWGVHVVPADCWVDPGRAVDRALVTHGHADHARGGHGETIATPETLAIMALRYRTGIEDGSGEMPSRATPVAYGETIRLKGGVDATFVPAGHVLGSAQILLEHAGERVVITGDYKRRPDPTCAPFEVVPCDIFVTEATFGLPVFTHPPIGEEIGKLLAALRANPGGCVLVGAYALGKAQRVIAELRAAGHHDPIYLHGAMEKMCRLYEEHGVPLGELRLVGDHAKDDIRGAIVVAPPSALNDRWSRRLPDAITAMASGWMRVRQRARQRNVELPLVISDHADWNELTATIEEVDPVETWITHGREEALLRWCELGQRRARALALVGREDEDD
- a CDS encoding NAD(P)H-quinone oxidoreductase, which translates into the protein MTTRVSADIPASMKAIGFEEPGSPDVLAIGEAATPRPGPADVLIRVAYAGVNRPDCLQRAGAYPPPPGASPILGLEVAGEVVAVGRDVPDTMLGQPVAALTPGGGYAEYCAAPWNHCLPVPEGMALGTAAALPETLFTVWHNLFERGMARDGERVLVHGGTSGIGTMAILLGKAFGMEVIVTCGSEDKCEAARKVGADLAINYREEDFVEAVKAHTGGAGVDIVLDMVSGDYVPRNLKCLAEDGRHVTIAVLGGARAELNMAVVMMRRYTLTGSTLRPRSDAFKAALADEIAANAWPLFANGEIAPVMDLTFPLAEAAAAHARMEAGEHIGKIVLAVAGED